The following proteins come from a genomic window of Euwallacea fornicatus isolate EFF26 chromosome 9, ASM4011564v1, whole genome shotgun sequence:
- the Hn gene encoding protein henna isoform X3 has translation MDKTDPDKFNPKLMPGGNYIRIGRDSAKSTYLLFAPPEEEVGVLAKYLNIFKKYDINLLHIESRPSTKMPDLYEFMVECAPSRNLGGAIEDIKQFSQYLQVISRDYRDNADTVPWFPRRIRDLDRFANQILSYGSELDSDHPGFTDPVYRARRKYFADIAYNYRHGQKLPYVEYTKEEVNTWRQVFRQLKTLYPSHACKEHNHVFPLLEENCGYREDNIPQLEDVSNFLRDCTGFTLRPVAGLLSSRDFLAGLAFRVFHSTQYIRHPSKPFYTPEPDVCHELLGHAPLFADPDFAQFSQEIGLASLGAPDDYIEKLATCFWFTVEFGLCREGDDLKAYGAGLLSSYGELQYSLEGKSEYRAFEPAKTAIQKYPITEYQPIYYIAETFEDAKEKMIKYAATIPRPFGVRYNAYTQSVEVLDSKPQIQRLVSNIGSEMSILIDSLKKL, from the exons ATGGATAAAACCGATCCGGACAAGTTTAAT CCTAAACTTATGCCTGGGGGCAACTACATAAGAATAGGCAGGGACTCGGCTAAAAGCACTTACCTTCTATTTGCTCCCCCCGAGGAGGAAGTCGGAGTCTTAGCCAAGTACctcaacatcttcaaaaaatatgatatcAATTTACTGCACATTGAGTCCAGACCTTCTACCAAAATGCCCGATTTATACGAGTTTATGGTGGAGTGCGCTCCATCCAGAAATTTGGGAGGAGCGATTGAAGATATTAAGCAATTTAGCCAGTATTTACAAGTTATATCTAGGGATTATAGGGATAATGCAG acacAGTCCCATGGTTCCCAAGAAGAATCAGAGATTTGGATCGATTTGCGAATCAAATCCTTTCTTATGGATCAGAGCTTGACTCGGACCATCCAGGGTTTACGGACCCGGTCTACAGGGCGAGGCGGAAGTATTTTGCTGATATAGCCTATAACTACAG GCATGGGCAAAAACTCCCCTACGTTGAATACACTAAAGAAGAAGTCAATACCTGGAGACAAGTTTTCAGGCAACTCAAGACTCTCTATCCTTCTCACGCCTGCAAAGAGCATAATCACGTCTTTCCTCTTCTAGAAGAGAATTGTGGATATAGGGAAGACAACATTCCTCAACTGGAGGACGTATCTAACTTCCTGAGAG ATTGCACAGGATTCACCTTGCGTCCAGTGGCAGGGCTCTTGTCCTCCAGGGACTTCTTGGCCGGGCTGGCTTTCAGGGTTTTTCACTCCACCCAGTATATTAGACACCCGAGCAAGCCATTTTACACCCCAGAACCTGATGTGTGCCACGAGCTTCTAGGCCACGCCCCTTTGTTTGCCGATCCGGATTTCGCCCAATTTTCCCAAGAAATCGGTTTGGCTTCTTTGGGGGCTCCTGAtgattatattgaaaaattggcaACG TGTTTCTGGTTCACCGTGGAATTTGGTTTGTGTCGCGAAGGGGACGATCTAAAAGCGTATGGAGCTGGATTATTGTCTTCTTACGGAGAGCTTCAGTACTCCTTAGAGGGAAAATCGGAATACCGAGCTTTTGAACCTGCCAAAACTGCAATACAGAAGTACCCGATCACGGAGTACCAGCCCATTTATTATATCGCTGAGACCTTTGAGGATGCGAAGGAGAAAATGAT AAAATACGCAGCTACCATCCCAAGACCATTTGGAGTGCGCTACAATGCTTATACCCAAAGCGTTGAAGTTCTGGATTCCAAACCTCAAATTCAAAGATTGGTCAGCAACATCGGGTCCGAGATGTCCATCTTGATAGACTCTCTTAAGAAACTTTAG
- the LOC136341340 gene encoding scavenger receptor class B member 1-like isoform X2, whose protein sequence is MRIFLFSSCGKHCSGVISLVAVGLLMVCTSTLMFVHNPRQTLIGMILNLSEGSLFFNLWSNPPYEVFVKVYMFNITNAKEFLSGSEKMNVSEVGPYVYREVLTNENGTLNSTDGTVTYYPHREFFFVPEKSIGDPHEDHMMTTNIPLVGLQAFVYEKGFFASLALTTLSKTLASQPIKNLSVHEYLWGYKDTLLTYANTFLPHWIDFNTFGIFERLMSKDNGNVATIVNEPKKYHSPTESLFTETEKNFQYHIAKWNHLASLKDWGYEHLSPEEVTKCHLVEGSFDGTIFPRNIKPNQTIKLFRRAFCRPVQLAFVKEMVGEYGFRQYEYQFAKDVFNINEENKCYCYKNNCMNGFQSIAPCYYGIPISLSQPHFLNVDPKMVQTVNGLNPSVEKHGSVCVIQPELGIPLSGSMKVQVNLDVRNTMANHVVAPFNGLQVPLFWLEITTTDLPSIVIFLLYLLCNVLPVALEIAKYLLLLGGLALVSGSALYTLVRTKVQIPASISLGHSDYTSIPIISIPNEFIDKCEKRFSLK, encoded by the exons ATgcggatttttttattcagttcATGTGGCAAACATTGCTCAG GCGTAATATCTCTGGTAGCTGTGGGATTGCTGATGGTCTGCACGTCTACGTTGATGTTCGTCCACAATCCACGACAGACCCTGATTGGCATG ATTTTAAATCTCTCAGAAGGAAGCCTGTTCTTTAACCTCTGGAGCAACCCTCCTTACGAAGTATTCGTCAAAGTGTACATGTTCAACATCACCAATGCCAAAGAGTTCCTCAGCGGCAGCGAGAAGATGAACGTCAGCGAAGTTGGGCCATATGTTTATCG AGAGGTTTTGACCAACGAAAATGGCACATTGAACAGCACAGATGGGACAGTCACGTATTACCCCCATAGAGAGTTCTTCTTCGTTCCAGAGAAATCTATTGGCGATCCCCATGAGGACCACATGATGACCACTAACATCCCGCTAGTT GGTCTTCAAGCATTTGTTTATGAAAAGGGATTTTTCGCCAGCTTGGCTCTAACAACTCTATCGAAAACCTTAGCATCGCAGCCTATTAAGAACTTGTCTGTCCATGAGTATTTATGGGGATATAAAGATACATTGCTCACGTATgcaaacacatttttgccCCATTGGATCGATTTCAACACCTTTGGGATATTTGAGAGG CTTATGAGCAAAGACAACGGCAACGTAGCCACCATCGTCAACGAACCTAAGAAGTACCACTCACCAACTGAGAGCCTCTTTACAGAGACTGAAAAAAACTTCCAATATCACATCGCCAAGTGGAACCACTTAGCCAGTCTGAAAGACTGGGGATACGAACACTTGTCTCCTGAGGAGGTGACGAAATGCCACTTGGTAGAAGGATCTTTCGATGGAACTATCTTCCCCAGAAACATTAAGCCTAACCAAACCATAAAGCTATTCCGCAGGGCTTTCTGCCGTCCAGTTCAACTGGCCTTCGTCAAGGAGATGGTGGGCGAATATGGTTTCAGGCAGTATGAGTACCAATTTGCAAAAGACGTATTCAATATCAATGAAGAAAACAAATGTTACTGCTACAAGAATAACTGCATGAACGGCTTCCAAAGCATAGCTCCGTGCTATTATGGAATACCAATTTCGTTGTCTCAGCCCCACTTCCTCAACGTTGATCCAAAAATGGTCCAAACAGTGAACGGATTGAACCCAAGTGTTGAAAAACATGGTAGTGTATGTGTGATTCAACCTGAACTTGGGATTCCCCTAAGTGGGAGTATGAAGGTGCAAGTTAATTTAGATGTAAGAAATACTATGGCCAACCATGTCGTAGCCCCGTTCAACGGTCTGCAAGTTCCACTGTTCTGGTTGGAGATAACTACCACAGATTTACCCTCAATAGTGATATTCCTGTTGTACTTGCTTTGCAATGTATTGCCAGTTGCTTTGGAAATTGCCAAGTATCTCCTTCTCTTGGGGGGTTTAGCGTTGGTTTCTGGATCAGCCCTTTATACTTTGGTCAGGACTAAGGTTCAAATTCCCGCGAGTATTAGTCTGGGCCATTCAGATTATACATCCATCCCTATTATATCTATACCCAACGAGTTCATAGATAAATGTGAAAAGAGGTTCTCTCTTAAATAG
- the LOC136341340 gene encoding scavenger receptor class B member 1-like isoform X3 codes for MELRYRLKTSVISLVAVGLLMVCTSTLMFVHNPRQTLIGMILNLSEGSLFFNLWSNPPYEVFVKVYMFNITNAKEFLSGSEKMNVSEVGPYVYREVLTNENGTLNSTDGTVTYYPHREFFFVPEKSIGDPHEDHMMTTNIPLVGLQAFVYEKGFFASLALTTLSKTLASQPIKNLSVHEYLWGYKDTLLTYANTFLPHWIDFNTFGIFERLMSKDNGNVATIVNEPKKYHSPTESLFTETEKNFQYHIAKWNHLASLKDWGYEHLSPEEVTKCHLVEGSFDGTIFPRNIKPNQTIKLFRRAFCRPVQLAFVKEMVGEYGFRQYEYQFAKDVFNINEENKCYCYKNNCMNGFQSIAPCYYGIPISLSQPHFLNVDPKMVQTVNGLNPSVEKHGSVCVIQPELGIPLSGSMKVQVNLDVRNTMANHVVAPFNGLQVPLFWLEITTTDLPSIVIFLLYLLCNVLPVALEIAKYLLLLGGLALVSGSALYTLVRTKVQIPASISLGHSDYTSIPIISIPNEFIDKCEKRFSLK; via the exons GCGTAATATCTCTGGTAGCTGTGGGATTGCTGATGGTCTGCACGTCTACGTTGATGTTCGTCCACAATCCACGACAGACCCTGATTGGCATG ATTTTAAATCTCTCAGAAGGAAGCCTGTTCTTTAACCTCTGGAGCAACCCTCCTTACGAAGTATTCGTCAAAGTGTACATGTTCAACATCACCAATGCCAAAGAGTTCCTCAGCGGCAGCGAGAAGATGAACGTCAGCGAAGTTGGGCCATATGTTTATCG AGAGGTTTTGACCAACGAAAATGGCACATTGAACAGCACAGATGGGACAGTCACGTATTACCCCCATAGAGAGTTCTTCTTCGTTCCAGAGAAATCTATTGGCGATCCCCATGAGGACCACATGATGACCACTAACATCCCGCTAGTT GGTCTTCAAGCATTTGTTTATGAAAAGGGATTTTTCGCCAGCTTGGCTCTAACAACTCTATCGAAAACCTTAGCATCGCAGCCTATTAAGAACTTGTCTGTCCATGAGTATTTATGGGGATATAAAGATACATTGCTCACGTATgcaaacacatttttgccCCATTGGATCGATTTCAACACCTTTGGGATATTTGAGAGG CTTATGAGCAAAGACAACGGCAACGTAGCCACCATCGTCAACGAACCTAAGAAGTACCACTCACCAACTGAGAGCCTCTTTACAGAGACTGAAAAAAACTTCCAATATCACATCGCCAAGTGGAACCACTTAGCCAGTCTGAAAGACTGGGGATACGAACACTTGTCTCCTGAGGAGGTGACGAAATGCCACTTGGTAGAAGGATCTTTCGATGGAACTATCTTCCCCAGAAACATTAAGCCTAACCAAACCATAAAGCTATTCCGCAGGGCTTTCTGCCGTCCAGTTCAACTGGCCTTCGTCAAGGAGATGGTGGGCGAATATGGTTTCAGGCAGTATGAGTACCAATTTGCAAAAGACGTATTCAATATCAATGAAGAAAACAAATGTTACTGCTACAAGAATAACTGCATGAACGGCTTCCAAAGCATAGCTCCGTGCTATTATGGAATACCAATTTCGTTGTCTCAGCCCCACTTCCTCAACGTTGATCCAAAAATGGTCCAAACAGTGAACGGATTGAACCCAAGTGTTGAAAAACATGGTAGTGTATGTGTGATTCAACCTGAACTTGGGATTCCCCTAAGTGGGAGTATGAAGGTGCAAGTTAATTTAGATGTAAGAAATACTATGGCCAACCATGTCGTAGCCCCGTTCAACGGTCTGCAAGTTCCACTGTTCTGGTTGGAGATAACTACCACAGATTTACCCTCAATAGTGATATTCCTGTTGTACTTGCTTTGCAATGTATTGCCAGTTGCTTTGGAAATTGCCAAGTATCTCCTTCTCTTGGGGGGTTTAGCGTTGGTTTCTGGATCAGCCCTTTATACTTTGGTCAGGACTAAGGTTCAAATTCCCGCGAGTATTAGTCTGGGCCATTCAGATTATACATCCATCCCTATTATATCTATACCCAACGAGTTCATAGATAAATGTGAAAAGAGGTTCTCTCTTAAATAG
- the LOC136341340 gene encoding scavenger receptor class B member 1-like isoform X1 codes for MCLQCGIMNQLYAFRSFKSIRKGVISLVAVGLLMVCTSTLMFVHNPRQTLIGMILNLSEGSLFFNLWSNPPYEVFVKVYMFNITNAKEFLSGSEKMNVSEVGPYVYREVLTNENGTLNSTDGTVTYYPHREFFFVPEKSIGDPHEDHMMTTNIPLVGLQAFVYEKGFFASLALTTLSKTLASQPIKNLSVHEYLWGYKDTLLTYANTFLPHWIDFNTFGIFERLMSKDNGNVATIVNEPKKYHSPTESLFTETEKNFQYHIAKWNHLASLKDWGYEHLSPEEVTKCHLVEGSFDGTIFPRNIKPNQTIKLFRRAFCRPVQLAFVKEMVGEYGFRQYEYQFAKDVFNINEENKCYCYKNNCMNGFQSIAPCYYGIPISLSQPHFLNVDPKMVQTVNGLNPSVEKHGSVCVIQPELGIPLSGSMKVQVNLDVRNTMANHVVAPFNGLQVPLFWLEITTTDLPSIVIFLLYLLCNVLPVALEIAKYLLLLGGLALVSGSALYTLVRTKVQIPASISLGHSDYTSIPIISIPNEFIDKCEKRFSLK; via the exons GCGTAATATCTCTGGTAGCTGTGGGATTGCTGATGGTCTGCACGTCTACGTTGATGTTCGTCCACAATCCACGACAGACCCTGATTGGCATG ATTTTAAATCTCTCAGAAGGAAGCCTGTTCTTTAACCTCTGGAGCAACCCTCCTTACGAAGTATTCGTCAAAGTGTACATGTTCAACATCACCAATGCCAAAGAGTTCCTCAGCGGCAGCGAGAAGATGAACGTCAGCGAAGTTGGGCCATATGTTTATCG AGAGGTTTTGACCAACGAAAATGGCACATTGAACAGCACAGATGGGACAGTCACGTATTACCCCCATAGAGAGTTCTTCTTCGTTCCAGAGAAATCTATTGGCGATCCCCATGAGGACCACATGATGACCACTAACATCCCGCTAGTT GGTCTTCAAGCATTTGTTTATGAAAAGGGATTTTTCGCCAGCTTGGCTCTAACAACTCTATCGAAAACCTTAGCATCGCAGCCTATTAAGAACTTGTCTGTCCATGAGTATTTATGGGGATATAAAGATACATTGCTCACGTATgcaaacacatttttgccCCATTGGATCGATTTCAACACCTTTGGGATATTTGAGAGG CTTATGAGCAAAGACAACGGCAACGTAGCCACCATCGTCAACGAACCTAAGAAGTACCACTCACCAACTGAGAGCCTCTTTACAGAGACTGAAAAAAACTTCCAATATCACATCGCCAAGTGGAACCACTTAGCCAGTCTGAAAGACTGGGGATACGAACACTTGTCTCCTGAGGAGGTGACGAAATGCCACTTGGTAGAAGGATCTTTCGATGGAACTATCTTCCCCAGAAACATTAAGCCTAACCAAACCATAAAGCTATTCCGCAGGGCTTTCTGCCGTCCAGTTCAACTGGCCTTCGTCAAGGAGATGGTGGGCGAATATGGTTTCAGGCAGTATGAGTACCAATTTGCAAAAGACGTATTCAATATCAATGAAGAAAACAAATGTTACTGCTACAAGAATAACTGCATGAACGGCTTCCAAAGCATAGCTCCGTGCTATTATGGAATACCAATTTCGTTGTCTCAGCCCCACTTCCTCAACGTTGATCCAAAAATGGTCCAAACAGTGAACGGATTGAACCCAAGTGTTGAAAAACATGGTAGTGTATGTGTGATTCAACCTGAACTTGGGATTCCCCTAAGTGGGAGTATGAAGGTGCAAGTTAATTTAGATGTAAGAAATACTATGGCCAACCATGTCGTAGCCCCGTTCAACGGTCTGCAAGTTCCACTGTTCTGGTTGGAGATAACTACCACAGATTTACCCTCAATAGTGATATTCCTGTTGTACTTGCTTTGCAATGTATTGCCAGTTGCTTTGGAAATTGCCAAGTATCTCCTTCTCTTGGGGGGTTTAGCGTTGGTTTCTGGATCAGCCCTTTATACTTTGGTCAGGACTAAGGTTCAAATTCCCGCGAGTATTAGTCTGGGCCATTCAGATTATACATCCATCCCTATTATATCTATACCCAACGAGTTCATAGATAAATGTGAAAAGAGGTTCTCTCTTAAATAG
- the Hn gene encoding protein henna isoform X1 produces the protein MMSAREAILIETSEEKTSDTPQGSPPDVPKLMPGGNYIRIGRDSAKSTYLLFAPPEEEVGVLAKYLNIFKKYDINLLHIESRPSTKMPDLYEFMVECAPSRNLGGAIEDIKQFSQYLQVISRDYRDNADTVPWFPRRIRDLDRFANQILSYGSELDSDHPGFTDPVYRARRKYFADIAYNYRHGQKLPYVEYTKEEVNTWRQVFRQLKTLYPSHACKEHNHVFPLLEENCGYREDNIPQLEDVSNFLRDCTGFTLRPVAGLLSSRDFLAGLAFRVFHSTQYIRHPSKPFYTPEPDVCHELLGHAPLFADPDFAQFSQEIGLASLGAPDDYIEKLATCFWFTVEFGLCREGDDLKAYGAGLLSSYGELQYSLEGKSEYRAFEPAKTAIQKYPITEYQPIYYIAETFEDAKEKMIKYAATIPRPFGVRYNAYTQSVEVLDSKPQIQRLVSNIGSEMSILIDSLKKL, from the exons ATGATGTCGGCAAGGGAAGCCATACTTATCGAGACCTCTGAGGAAAAGACCTCCGACACTCCCCAGGGAAGTCCACCTGATGTG CCTAAACTTATGCCTGGGGGCAACTACATAAGAATAGGCAGGGACTCGGCTAAAAGCACTTACCTTCTATTTGCTCCCCCCGAGGAGGAAGTCGGAGTCTTAGCCAAGTACctcaacatcttcaaaaaatatgatatcAATTTACTGCACATTGAGTCCAGACCTTCTACCAAAATGCCCGATTTATACGAGTTTATGGTGGAGTGCGCTCCATCCAGAAATTTGGGAGGAGCGATTGAAGATATTAAGCAATTTAGCCAGTATTTACAAGTTATATCTAGGGATTATAGGGATAATGCAG acacAGTCCCATGGTTCCCAAGAAGAATCAGAGATTTGGATCGATTTGCGAATCAAATCCTTTCTTATGGATCAGAGCTTGACTCGGACCATCCAGGGTTTACGGACCCGGTCTACAGGGCGAGGCGGAAGTATTTTGCTGATATAGCCTATAACTACAG GCATGGGCAAAAACTCCCCTACGTTGAATACACTAAAGAAGAAGTCAATACCTGGAGACAAGTTTTCAGGCAACTCAAGACTCTCTATCCTTCTCACGCCTGCAAAGAGCATAATCACGTCTTTCCTCTTCTAGAAGAGAATTGTGGATATAGGGAAGACAACATTCCTCAACTGGAGGACGTATCTAACTTCCTGAGAG ATTGCACAGGATTCACCTTGCGTCCAGTGGCAGGGCTCTTGTCCTCCAGGGACTTCTTGGCCGGGCTGGCTTTCAGGGTTTTTCACTCCACCCAGTATATTAGACACCCGAGCAAGCCATTTTACACCCCAGAACCTGATGTGTGCCACGAGCTTCTAGGCCACGCCCCTTTGTTTGCCGATCCGGATTTCGCCCAATTTTCCCAAGAAATCGGTTTGGCTTCTTTGGGGGCTCCTGAtgattatattgaaaaattggcaACG TGTTTCTGGTTCACCGTGGAATTTGGTTTGTGTCGCGAAGGGGACGATCTAAAAGCGTATGGAGCTGGATTATTGTCTTCTTACGGAGAGCTTCAGTACTCCTTAGAGGGAAAATCGGAATACCGAGCTTTTGAACCTGCCAAAACTGCAATACAGAAGTACCCGATCACGGAGTACCAGCCCATTTATTATATCGCTGAGACCTTTGAGGATGCGAAGGAGAAAATGAT AAAATACGCAGCTACCATCCCAAGACCATTTGGAGTGCGCTACAATGCTTATACCCAAAGCGTTGAAGTTCTGGATTCCAAACCTCAAATTCAAAGATTGGTCAGCAACATCGGGTCCGAGATGTCCATCTTGATAGACTCTCTTAAGAAACTTTAG
- the Hn gene encoding protein henna isoform X2, with protein sequence MDKTDPDKFNTALQIHPEIFQPKLMPGGNYIRIGRDSAKSTYLLFAPPEEEVGVLAKYLNIFKKYDINLLHIESRPSTKMPDLYEFMVECAPSRNLGGAIEDIKQFSQYLQVISRDYRDNADTVPWFPRRIRDLDRFANQILSYGSELDSDHPGFTDPVYRARRKYFADIAYNYRHGQKLPYVEYTKEEVNTWRQVFRQLKTLYPSHACKEHNHVFPLLEENCGYREDNIPQLEDVSNFLRDCTGFTLRPVAGLLSSRDFLAGLAFRVFHSTQYIRHPSKPFYTPEPDVCHELLGHAPLFADPDFAQFSQEIGLASLGAPDDYIEKLATCFWFTVEFGLCREGDDLKAYGAGLLSSYGELQYSLEGKSEYRAFEPAKTAIQKYPITEYQPIYYIAETFEDAKEKMIKYAATIPRPFGVRYNAYTQSVEVLDSKPQIQRLVSNIGSEMSILIDSLKKL encoded by the exons ATGGATAAAACCGATCCGGACAAGTTTAAT ACCGCATTACAAATCCATCCCGAAATATTTCAGCCTAAACTTATGCCTGGGGGCAACTACATAAGAATAGGCAGGGACTCGGCTAAAAGCACTTACCTTCTATTTGCTCCCCCCGAGGAGGAAGTCGGAGTCTTAGCCAAGTACctcaacatcttcaaaaaatatgatatcAATTTACTGCACATTGAGTCCAGACCTTCTACCAAAATGCCCGATTTATACGAGTTTATGGTGGAGTGCGCTCCATCCAGAAATTTGGGAGGAGCGATTGAAGATATTAAGCAATTTAGCCAGTATTTACAAGTTATATCTAGGGATTATAGGGATAATGCAG acacAGTCCCATGGTTCCCAAGAAGAATCAGAGATTTGGATCGATTTGCGAATCAAATCCTTTCTTATGGATCAGAGCTTGACTCGGACCATCCAGGGTTTACGGACCCGGTCTACAGGGCGAGGCGGAAGTATTTTGCTGATATAGCCTATAACTACAG GCATGGGCAAAAACTCCCCTACGTTGAATACACTAAAGAAGAAGTCAATACCTGGAGACAAGTTTTCAGGCAACTCAAGACTCTCTATCCTTCTCACGCCTGCAAAGAGCATAATCACGTCTTTCCTCTTCTAGAAGAGAATTGTGGATATAGGGAAGACAACATTCCTCAACTGGAGGACGTATCTAACTTCCTGAGAG ATTGCACAGGATTCACCTTGCGTCCAGTGGCAGGGCTCTTGTCCTCCAGGGACTTCTTGGCCGGGCTGGCTTTCAGGGTTTTTCACTCCACCCAGTATATTAGACACCCGAGCAAGCCATTTTACACCCCAGAACCTGATGTGTGCCACGAGCTTCTAGGCCACGCCCCTTTGTTTGCCGATCCGGATTTCGCCCAATTTTCCCAAGAAATCGGTTTGGCTTCTTTGGGGGCTCCTGAtgattatattgaaaaattggcaACG TGTTTCTGGTTCACCGTGGAATTTGGTTTGTGTCGCGAAGGGGACGATCTAAAAGCGTATGGAGCTGGATTATTGTCTTCTTACGGAGAGCTTCAGTACTCCTTAGAGGGAAAATCGGAATACCGAGCTTTTGAACCTGCCAAAACTGCAATACAGAAGTACCCGATCACGGAGTACCAGCCCATTTATTATATCGCTGAGACCTTTGAGGATGCGAAGGAGAAAATGAT AAAATACGCAGCTACCATCCCAAGACCATTTGGAGTGCGCTACAATGCTTATACCCAAAGCGTTGAAGTTCTGGATTCCAAACCTCAAATTCAAAGATTGGTCAGCAACATCGGGTCCGAGATGTCCATCTTGATAGACTCTCTTAAGAAACTTTAG